The Bombus fervidus isolate BK054 chromosome 8, iyBomFerv1, whole genome shotgun sequence genome window below encodes:
- the Task6 gene encoding TWIK-related acid-sensitive K[+] channel 6, which translates to MKKQNVRTLSLIVFTFTYLLVGAAIFDVLESETEKRRKEALDDIEKMVIRKYNISEDDFKIMETVVLKTEPHKAGQQWKFAGAFYYAITVLTTIGYGHSTPNTISGKLFTMFYAIVGIPLGLVMFQSIGERLNKFSSVVIRNVKKLLNCKDVQASEINLICVVTTLSCLTIAGGAAAFSRYEGWSYFDSIYYCFITLTTIGFGDMVALQKDNALNNKPEYVMFALIFILFGLAIVAASLNLLVLRFVTMNTEDERRDEAEALQAAQGAVRLEGDVITANGSILSGQVGNHGDTISLDDETSVCSCCCSGFQKKRRRPRFTVRRSPGKISHLLPMQQLPLNIRSDLHPPPLTPLLQLPPLHQHRASI; encoded by the exons ATGAAGAAGCAAAACGTCCGGACCCTATCGTTGATCGTCTTTACGTTCACCTACCTCCTCGTCGGCGCTGCAATCTTCGACGTTCTCGAGTCCGAGACGGAGAAACGGCGCAAGGAAGCATTGGACG ACATTGAAAAGATGGTTATACGCAAGTACAATATAAGCGAGGACGACTTCAAGATCATGGAAACAGTGGTGCTGAAGACGGAACCTCATAAAGCTGGTCAGCAGTGGAAATTCGCCGGAGCGTTTTATTATGCGATCACGGTCCTCACCACTATCG GTTACGGACATTCGACGCCGAACACCATTAGCGGCAAACTGTTCACGATGTTCTACGCGATCGTCGGTATCCCGTTAGGACTCGTAATGTTCCAGAGCATAGGAGAGCGTCTGAATAAATTCTCATCCGTCGTAATACGGAACGTAAAGAAGCTTCTTAACTGTAAGGATGTCCAG GCCTCAGAAATAAATCTTATCTGCGTGGTGACGACCTTATCTTGCTTAACGATTGCGGGAGGTGCCGCGGCGTTCTCTCGGTACGAAGGGTGGTCATATTTCGACTCCATCTACTATTGTTTCATCACCCTGACAACCATTGGCTTCGGCGACATGGTCGCGCTACAAAAGGATAATGCGCTGAACAACAAGCCAGAGTACGTGATGTTCGCCttgatattcattttattcggCTTAGCCATCGTCGCCGCCTCCCTCAATTTATTGGTGCTGAGATTTGTCACAATGAATACGGAGGACGAAAGGCGAGACGAGGCCGAGGCTCTACAG GCTGCGCAAGGAGCAGTGCGCCTGGAGGGCGACGTAATAACGGCGAACGGCTCGATACTGTCGGGCCAAGTAGGCAACCACGGTGACACGATATCGCTGGACGACGAGACGTCGGTCTGCAGCTGCTGCTGCAGCGGTTTCCAGAAGAAACGGCGGAGACCACGGTTCACGGTCCGTCGCTCGCCCGGTAAGATCTCGCATCTGCTGCCGATGCAGCAGCTGCCGTTGAATATACGCAGTGACCTACACCCGCCACCGTTGACGCCGTTGTTGCAACTGCCGCCGTTGCATCAACATCGAGCCAGCATCTGA